A part of Halobacillus shinanisalinarum genomic DNA contains:
- the fabZ gene encoding 3-hydroxyacyl-ACP dehydratase FabZ, whose amino-acid sequence MLDIQAIKEIIPHRYPFLLIDQVEEIEEGKRAVGYKNVTANEPFFQGHFPDYPVMPGVLITEALAQMGAVAMLKKEENQGKLAFFTGIDKCRFKRQVKPGDRLKLEVEIVRLKGPIGKGKAIATVDGETACETEIMFALK is encoded by the coding sequence ATGCTGGATATTCAAGCAATCAAAGAAATTATTCCGCACCGTTACCCATTCCTATTAATCGACCAGGTGGAAGAAATCGAAGAAGGCAAACGCGCTGTTGGTTATAAAAATGTTACCGCAAACGAACCCTTCTTCCAGGGCCATTTCCCTGACTACCCTGTGATGCCGGGTGTGCTCATCACTGAGGCCCTTGCTCAAATGGGTGCTGTCGCTATGTTGAAAAAAGAGGAAAATCAGGGCAAACTCGCCTTTTTTACTGGAATTGACAAATGCCGCTTCAAGCGTCAAGTCAAACCAGGCGACCGTCTTAAACTCGAAGTCGAAATCGTCCGCCTTAAAGGACCGATCGGCAAAGGTAAAGCGATTGCCACGGTTGATGGCGAAACTGCCTGCGAAACGGAAATCATGTTCGCCCTTAAATAA
- a CDS encoding DNA-directed RNA polymerase subunit beta: MPTDANKQEKKQLRKQHKHGTKEKGRRKQRRRILPIWLRIIIVLFLSALALLVGLIVGYGVIGDGNPLDALDWSTWERIWNLITKTQ; this comes from the coding sequence ATGCCGACAGATGCAAACAAACAAGAGAAAAAACAGTTGCGCAAACAGCACAAACATGGAACCAAAGAAAAAGGAAGAAGAAAACAACGCCGCCGCATCCTGCCCATTTGGCTGCGAATCATCATCGTCCTCTTCCTAAGTGCTCTAGCCCTACTCGTCGGACTCATTGTCGGCTATGGTGTCATCGGTGACGGAAACCCTCTTGATGCCCTCGATTGGTCAACATGGGAGCGCATCTGGAACCTGATCACCAAAACTCAATAA
- a CDS encoding flagellar hook-basal body protein, producing the protein MNRSMIQASVTMGQIQHKLDIIGHNLANTNTPGYKSRQADFSSLLLQQIDNLSDEGINEAANLDTANQGAANQEAANQNAGPYRLTPDGIRSGAGARLAHTNIDLSQGNLQKTDRSLDVALLEDHHLFQLQVTTENGLETNYTRSGNFYLNPLNNGQMLLTNADGLPVLGEDGEPIQFADNIDGMHIRKDGAILINRNGIEAVEAQLGIVEAIRPRMLEAAGNNRFRLPDNADIVGDGIIANADGQVQSGTIEVSNVDTSKQMTDMLMAQRAYQFNARSISTSDQMMGLISQLRS; encoded by the coding sequence ATGAATCGATCGATGATACAAGCCTCTGTAACGATGGGGCAGATTCAGCATAAACTCGACATCATCGGCCACAACCTGGCCAACACAAATACCCCCGGTTACAAGAGCAGGCAGGCCGATTTTTCCTCCTTGCTTTTACAGCAAATCGACAACCTATCTGATGAGGGGATAAACGAAGCCGCTAACCTGGACACTGCCAATCAGGGGGCTGCTAATCAAGAAGCAGCCAATCAGAACGCTGGCCCATACAGGCTGACACCAGACGGCATACGCAGCGGAGCAGGAGCCAGACTGGCCCACACGAACATTGACCTGAGCCAGGGCAATCTGCAGAAGACAGACCGGTCCTTAGACGTTGCTTTACTTGAAGACCATCATCTGTTTCAATTACAAGTAACGACAGAAAACGGACTCGAAACAAATTATACCCGTTCAGGTAACTTTTACCTTAACCCGTTGAACAACGGCCAAATGCTGCTGACAAATGCTGATGGCCTGCCTGTTTTAGGGGAAGATGGTGAACCCATTCAGTTCGCTGACAACATAGACGGCATGCACATTCGCAAAGACGGCGCGATCCTCATTAACAGAAACGGGATTGAGGCCGTCGAAGCCCAACTTGGAATTGTTGAAGCCATCCGTCCACGCATGCTTGAAGCGGCCGGAAACAATCGCTTTCGTCTTCCGGACAATGCTGATATAGTAGGAGACGGAATCATCGCAAACGCGGACGGACAAGTTCAAAGCGGAACGATCGAAGTATCTAACGTTGATACATCAAAACAAATGACAGACATGCTGATGGCCCAGCGCGCCTATCAATTTAACGCACGCTCGATCTCAACAAGCGATCAAATGATGGGACTCATCAGCCAGCTTAGATCATAA
- a CDS encoding efflux RND transporter periplasmic adaptor subunit gives MKHLTYLVLLLTITTLTACNNNTDEQQAETRTTPVETTAIIQDNFIIERKIVGRATTADTSPVLSSVPGELVTLNVAKGDRIEEGEAVGVVDPGNSSSQVELQQLAVKQAKTQLENAQVAFEQAQAGVENAKKQVDIARQAADAKASQGNKAATAAKQQYEQAQELADQTKQLVDEGTVPEVLYKQAQTRADQANAQFQQLTGEKGAPTDSAVAQAEAQVDQAEQQLEQARIGIDQAELQVEQAQVQLNQAEEQGANEAITAPASGEISTLEASEGDVVTNQQPFATIVSLNPMTITAAVTAEQLGLFSEGSELQVKIDTLEEPVTSTVSYIPSVPDETGLYPVEATVDNAEETIKPGMMATFLLPETVVEDTMIVPTDAVAEEAGESYIYQVVDQKAVRVDVEVVESQTDQTAISGEVKTDAPVITSGQLTLSDGAKVTIMKEDA, from the coding sequence ATGAAGCATCTTACATATCTTGTCCTCCTGCTGACCATCACCACACTCACCGCCTGCAATAATAATACCGACGAACAACAAGCCGAAACCCGCACGACACCCGTCGAAACCACCGCCATCATTCAAGATAACTTCATTATTGAAAGAAAAATAGTTGGGAGGGCAACGACAGCCGACACCTCTCCCGTCCTTTCAAGCGTCCCCGGGGAACTTGTGACGTTAAACGTAGCCAAGGGCGACCGCATTGAAGAAGGTGAGGCCGTCGGCGTCGTCGATCCCGGAAACAGCAGCAGCCAGGTCGAGCTCCAGCAGCTCGCTGTCAAGCAAGCGAAAACACAGCTCGAAAACGCGCAGGTTGCCTTTGAGCAAGCACAAGCTGGTGTCGAAAACGCCAAGAAGCAAGTCGACATCGCCCGGCAAGCGGCTGATGCCAAAGCCAGTCAAGGTAACAAAGCCGCTACAGCCGCTAAACAGCAGTACGAACAAGCACAGGAATTAGCGGATCAAACGAAGCAGCTCGTTGACGAAGGAACCGTGCCAGAAGTCCTTTACAAACAAGCGCAAACCCGAGCTGACCAAGCGAACGCCCAATTTCAGCAGCTAACCGGCGAGAAGGGAGCCCCGACCGATTCAGCTGTTGCCCAGGCTGAGGCCCAGGTCGACCAGGCAGAGCAGCAGCTGGAGCAAGCACGGATCGGCATCGATCAAGCGGAGCTCCAAGTTGAACAAGCCCAGGTGCAGCTCAATCAAGCCGAAGAACAAGGGGCAAACGAAGCGATTACGGCCCCAGCCAGCGGGGAAATTTCTACCCTGGAGGCCAGCGAAGGTGACGTCGTTACCAATCAACAACCATTTGCCACGATCGTCAGCCTTAACCCGATGACGATCACGGCGGCTGTCACAGCCGAACAGCTCGGTTTATTTTCTGAAGGAAGTGAACTGCAGGTTAAAATTGATACGCTGGAGGAGCCTGTCACCTCAACAGTCAGCTACATTCCATCGGTTCCAGATGAGACGGGCCTTTACCCTGTCGAAGCCACCGTCGATAACGCGGAGGAAACCATTAAACCGGGCATGATGGCGACCTTCCTTTTACCAGAAACAGTGGTAGAGGATACGATGATCGTACCGACAGACGCAGTTGCGGAAGAAGCTGGTGAATCTTATATCTACCAGGTTGTCGATCAGAAGGCTGTCCGTGTCGATGTGGAAGTGGTCGAGTCGCAAACCGACCAAACCGCGATCTCAGGTGAGGTGAAGACTGACGCCCCCGTGATCACAAGCGGCCAGCTCACTTTAAGTGATGGCGCCAAAGTGACGATCATGAAGGAGGACGCGTAA
- a CDS encoding N-acetylmuramoyl-L-alanine amidase, translating into MFKLYLDPGHGGNDPGATGNGLQEKNVNLDIALRIRDILNNEYRDVDVNMSRTTDTTKSLTQRTNEANAWNADYYLSIHINAFNGSARGYEDYIYVGLSESSQTAQYQDIMHNEITAVNELTDRGQKQANFHVLRESAMPALLTENGFIDNANNAAKLADASYRQKVARGHVNGLERAFNLEKAASETLYRVIAGSFQVKENAEERVTYLDSRGIPAFISETSVSGSTWYRVQAGAFRNRTNADQRLSEVKAAGIGDAYIQVEEGDNPEVSGYGILGSVSLAPEHMDQFVRSINPDAPSLGNYYLTFGEAYGIRGDIAFAQALHETNYFRFTGIVNEEQNNYAGIGATGPDNSGASFATPEEGVLAHIQHLYAYASTEALPDDYVLVDPRFDLVTRGSARDWVGLNGKWAVPGDQYGQLILGLYEDVVNASITQLQNVLDQIEL; encoded by the coding sequence ATGTTTAAATTATATTTAGATCCGGGGCACGGAGGGAATGACCCTGGTGCTACCGGAAATGGGTTACAGGAAAAAAATGTTAACCTGGATATCGCGTTACGTATCCGTGATATTCTGAATAATGAATATCGAGATGTTGACGTCAATATGAGCCGAACAACGGACACGACTAAGAGTCTAACTCAACGAACAAATGAAGCCAATGCATGGAACGCAGACTATTATTTGTCGATTCACATCAATGCTTTTAATGGTTCTGCACGTGGATACGAGGATTATATTTATGTTGGTTTGTCGGAGTCATCGCAGACAGCCCAATACCAGGATATTATGCACAATGAGATCACGGCTGTGAACGAGTTAACAGACCGCGGCCAGAAACAGGCCAATTTTCATGTGTTGAGGGAATCCGCGATGCCGGCCCTTTTAACGGAAAATGGCTTTATTGATAATGCAAACAATGCGGCAAAATTGGCGGACGCTTCTTACCGTCAAAAAGTAGCCCGTGGGCATGTAAATGGCCTCGAGCGTGCCTTTAATCTTGAAAAGGCCGCTTCCGAAACGCTGTACAGGGTGATTGCTGGTTCCTTCCAGGTCAAAGAGAACGCTGAAGAGCGAGTCACTTACCTTGATTCCAGGGGCATTCCGGCTTTTATTAGTGAAACATCGGTCTCAGGAAGCACATGGTACCGCGTACAAGCGGGTGCTTTTAGAAATCGAACGAATGCAGACCAGCGACTTTCAGAGGTAAAAGCAGCCGGGATAGGCGATGCTTATATTCAGGTGGAGGAAGGTGACAATCCTGAAGTGTCGGGATATGGCATCTTAGGTTCTGTCTCGCTTGCTCCGGAACACATGGATCAATTTGTCCGCAGCATTAATCCAGATGCTCCTTCGCTGGGAAATTACTATTTAACCTTTGGAGAGGCTTATGGGATTAGAGGCGATATTGCTTTTGCCCAAGCCCTTCATGAAACGAATTATTTCCGTTTTACGGGAATTGTTAATGAGGAACAAAATAATTATGCAGGGATTGGTGCCACAGGTCCTGATAACTCAGGAGCAAGTTTTGCAACACCTGAAGAGGGAGTCCTTGCGCATATACAGCATTTGTATGCCTATGCATCCACTGAAGCTTTACCAGACGACTATGTATTAGTTGACCCGCGCTTTGACCTTGTTACACGAGGCAGTGCGAGGGATTGGGTAGGTTTAAATGGAAAGTGGGCTGTTCCCGGTGATCAATATGGACAACTGATACTAGGTTTATATGAAGACGTAGTCAATGCAAGTATCACTCAACTACAGAATGTGCTTGATCAAATAGAGTTATAA
- a CDS encoding YjfB family protein produces the protein MDIAAASMIMSQAHVRQQASLAVMDKTMQTSEAKGNQMVQMLQQSVQPVPHPTHGSQIDLKG, from the coding sequence ATGGACATAGCAGCGGCGTCTATGATCATGAGCCAGGCCCACGTAAGGCAGCAGGCGAGTCTTGCTGTGATGGACAAAACGATGCAGACGTCTGAAGCCAAGGGCAATCAGATGGTGCAAATGCTACAGCAGTCAGTGCAGCCAGTGCCGCACCCGACGCACGGGAGTCAAATTGATTTAAAAGGATAG
- a CDS encoding FAD-dependent oxidoreductase: MDVWVKRKDYNHHFLTVTIPRPSDFTKGKIITTASDFLGLFPLPDDEVRTVFLIKAGTFKQVKEHGLEQLYQAYSELEPELAQGVRAIQNWKAVQLMIPFTYHIDRYYKGNLALIGDAAHTVHPMAGEGMNLAIQDADVLGELLAWCKENDVPYHDHLHYYEDVRKPRVEFLLNLSHLSALVYSVPYQWWRNIRMRAVQRMYDDDQLHVKQMLNISGLGKWKFTLFDRAIQGSILPARSKRVSDRKQRQFLFSEAEDYPWRT; this comes from the coding sequence ATGGATGTTTGGGTCAAGCGGAAGGATTACAATCATCATTTTCTCACGGTGACGATCCCAAGGCCGAGCGACTTCACGAAAGGAAAAATCATTACGACAGCGAGTGATTTTCTCGGATTGTTCCCACTGCCGGACGACGAAGTACGCACGGTGTTTCTGATCAAAGCGGGAACGTTTAAACAAGTGAAAGAGCATGGTCTTGAGCAACTTTATCAGGCATATAGTGAATTAGAACCAGAACTCGCACAAGGCGTGCGGGCCATACAAAACTGGAAAGCCGTGCAGCTGATGATCCCGTTTACGTATCATATCGATCGCTATTATAAAGGGAATCTTGCGTTGATTGGCGATGCCGCCCATACCGTCCATCCGATGGCCGGGGAGGGAATGAACCTCGCTATTCAAGATGCGGACGTGCTCGGTGAACTGCTGGCCTGGTGTAAGGAAAACGATGTTCCCTACCATGATCACTTGCACTACTACGAGGACGTGCGCAAACCTCGGGTTGAATTTTTGCTAAACCTGAGCCATTTGTCAGCATTGGTCTACTCGGTTCCATACCAATGGTGGCGCAATATCCGCATGCGCGCCGTTCAGCGGATGTATGACGACGACCAGCTCCATGTCAAGCAAATGTTAAATATATCAGGTCTCGGAAAATGGAAGTTCACACTGTTCGATCGAGCGATCCAGGGGAGTATCCTTCCCGCCCGCAGCAAGAGAGTGAGCGATCGCAAACAACGGCAGTTTCTGTTCAGTGAAGCGGAGGATTACCCGTGGAGAACATAA
- a CDS encoding flagellar hook-basal body protein, producing the protein MLRGFYTAASGMMANQRMQETLSNNLSNAYTPGFKSDQGTMRAFPELLIQQMNQTSVPTRNGGLNLPTQQQIGSLHTGVYMQETVPKFSQGDLRETGIETDLALLNGNLPDENGFLFFNVQNEAGELQYTRNGNFTVDGQGFLTTNQGHYVLDDAGNPIQTGGMEFDVSDNGTINVNGANIPLGLSYSPNSFDLEKGGNGLYAPGENAVPLVDARQGQGINFNIRQGFVERSNVDSAQAMTEMMNTYRSFEMNQRVLKAYDQSMQKAVTEIARLG; encoded by the coding sequence TTGCTGAGAGGATTTTATACGGCGGCCTCAGGAATGATGGCCAACCAACGCATGCAGGAAACACTATCGAACAACTTGTCGAACGCCTATACACCAGGGTTTAAATCGGATCAGGGGACAATGCGCGCCTTTCCTGAATTACTGATTCAGCAAATGAACCAAACTTCTGTCCCAACCCGTAATGGAGGCCTCAACCTCCCGACACAGCAACAAATCGGTTCCCTCCATACAGGTGTGTACATGCAGGAAACCGTACCGAAATTCTCTCAGGGCGATTTAAGGGAGACAGGGATCGAGACAGACCTGGCTCTCTTAAATGGCAACCTTCCAGACGAAAATGGCTTTCTATTTTTTAACGTTCAAAACGAAGCAGGTGAACTTCAATATACAAGAAACGGCAACTTCACCGTCGACGGCCAAGGCTTCCTCACTACCAATCAAGGCCACTACGTCCTTGACGACGCAGGAAACCCAATTCAAACCGGCGGCATGGAATTCGACGTCAGTGACAACGGCACTATCAACGTAAACGGCGCAAACATCCCGCTCGGCCTCTCGTACAGTCCCAATTCTTTTGATTTAGAAAAAGGAGGAAATGGGCTGTACGCACCAGGTGAAAACGCCGTCCCATTAGTTGATGCCCGCCAAGGTCAGGGAATCAATTTTAATATCCGGCAAGGGTTTGTTGAACGTTCCAATGTCGACTCGGCCCAAGCCATGACAGAGATGATGAATACATATCGTTCATTTGAAATGAACCAACGCGTATTGAAAGCATACGATCAAAGTATGCAAAAAGCCGTTACAGAGATAGCCAGGTTAGGATAG
- a CDS encoding S8 family peptidase, protein MLGFSMIQLTRNHGEKFDKELRQRLVHLYRPLRSTPCFLHRPIENRLKKAKKFPVIIEFEQMYSGLTKAHDHINADSKCKIVHEFPSTSSCSAVLNAATIEKLINDDCQIKKIYYDREVTALMDVASPSVHAKQLNDNGITGKGVNIAVVDTGVHPHPDLTEPTNRIIAFKDFINNKVEPYDDNGHGTHCAGDAAGNGFSSNLKYRGSAPESGIIGVKVLNNMGSGSLSTIVSGIQWCIDHKEEHKIDVISLSLGAAADESDCNDPLVQIVDQAWESGIVVCVAAGNSGPDQRTIGTPGISSKVVTVGAMDDQNTINRTDEEIAPFSSRGPACGEESKPDLLAPGVNIVSLRAPGSFLDKTSKSSRVEDDYFSLSGTSMATPICAGVAALILQVYPEFTPDQVKQRLLESAVDKGLPEYVQGAGYLDAQQAVESTDSE, encoded by the coding sequence ATGTTAGGATTCTCTATGATTCAACTTACCCGAAACCATGGTGAAAAATTTGACAAAGAACTGCGACAGAGGTTAGTTCATTTATATCGTCCTTTACGCAGTACGCCTTGTTTTTTACACCGTCCGATTGAAAATAGATTGAAGAAAGCGAAGAAGTTTCCCGTGATTATTGAATTTGAACAAATGTATTCAGGGTTAACGAAGGCTCATGATCATATTAATGCGGATAGTAAATGCAAGATCGTCCATGAGTTTCCGAGCACATCTAGTTGTTCGGCGGTCTTAAACGCAGCCACAATTGAAAAACTCATTAACGATGACTGTCAGATTAAGAAGATTTACTATGATCGTGAAGTGACGGCCTTGATGGATGTGGCTTCGCCCTCTGTTCATGCAAAACAATTGAATGACAACGGGATTACGGGTAAAGGTGTTAATATTGCTGTCGTTGATACAGGTGTGCATCCACACCCGGATTTAACGGAGCCAACGAATCGTATCATTGCCTTTAAAGATTTTATTAACAACAAAGTTGAACCTTATGATGATAATGGACATGGTACTCATTGCGCTGGAGATGCAGCTGGTAATGGGTTTTCTTCGAATTTGAAGTACCGTGGGTCTGCTCCTGAGTCTGGGATTATTGGGGTGAAGGTACTGAACAATATGGGTTCAGGCTCTCTCTCAACGATCGTTTCCGGTATTCAATGGTGTATTGACCATAAGGAAGAGCACAAAATCGATGTGATCTCCTTATCTTTGGGTGCAGCAGCAGATGAGTCAGATTGTAACGATCCGCTTGTTCAAATTGTAGATCAAGCATGGGAAAGCGGGATTGTTGTTTGTGTAGCTGCTGGAAACTCAGGGCCTGACCAACGAACGATTGGCACCCCAGGTATCAGCTCGAAGGTTGTAACGGTCGGGGCAATGGATGACCAGAATACGATTAATCGTACTGATGAAGAAATTGCACCGTTCTCAAGTCGCGGCCCTGCTTGCGGGGAGGAATCGAAGCCGGATTTACTAGCTCCTGGCGTAAACATTGTCTCCTTAAGAGCACCTGGATCTTTCCTTGACAAAACGTCGAAATCGAGTCGAGTCGAGGATGATTATTTTTCTTTATCAGGAACATCGATGGCGACTCCGATCTGTGCTGGGGTAGCGGCGCTTATCCTCCAGGTTTATCCAGAGTTTACACCTGACCAGGTGAAGCAGCGACTTCTTGAAAGCGCAGTGGATAAAGGATTGCCGGAATATGTACAGGGTGCTGGATATTTAGATGCCCAACAGGCTGTAGAGTCTACGGATAGTGAGTAG
- a CDS encoding lmo0937 family membrane protein: MLWTILIILLALWLFGVIIDIAGGLIHLLLVVALVVFLIRIFRKRGRH, from the coding sequence ATGCTTTGGACCATTTTAATCATTTTACTAGCTTTATGGCTGTTTGGTGTCATTATCGACATTGCCGGCGGGCTGATACACTTATTGCTTGTCGTTGCACTCGTGGTTTTTCTAATTCGAATTTTTCGCAAACGCGGGCGGCATTAG
- a CDS encoding class I SAM-dependent methyltransferase, which produces MMNEWVTAMQARKWMKKNESFLPGWHAYVGTELGLFDHFAKAKTVTDVASETGFAHDLLSSWVRVGVAVKHLKKRPNNRFRTSKKRCAALMGDNASPGVKALLKEVMELHMPTLLDYPAYMKNNHRARFDHERHGEVVAETSALIEHFAIKKIKKMIHDQQVNAIVDLGCGHGGYLRKLAEDYPNVQMTGVDINPDVVNQARSKSEGYPNISFEVGDVSNWQPAEDSGSPEVILLHNIFHYIQPDFREQLLNHLYSYLKKDGLISAITPINETEHGEAFSSAFNSFFVAHSNLFALPNVAELEGLAESCRFDLFDLDPIIKEGSWYTFWLTPSIKVEKIGRYQEAEENEQTLSTPRQLTKSS; this is translated from the coding sequence ATGATGAACGAATGGGTTACCGCCATGCAAGCAAGAAAATGGATGAAAAAGAACGAATCATTTTTACCAGGGTGGCACGCCTATGTAGGCACAGAACTCGGCTTATTTGATCACTTCGCCAAAGCGAAAACCGTCACTGACGTCGCGAGCGAAACCGGCTTTGCTCACGACCTGCTCTCCTCCTGGGTTCGCGTCGGAGTCGCGGTCAAACACTTGAAAAAGCGCCCCAACAACCGCTTCCGCACATCCAAGAAACGCTGTGCCGCGCTCATGGGCGACAACGCATCCCCCGGTGTCAAAGCCCTTTTGAAGGAAGTGATGGAACTCCACATGCCAACACTCCTCGACTACCCAGCTTATATGAAGAACAACCATCGCGCCCGCTTCGATCACGAACGCCACGGCGAGGTCGTTGCTGAAACCTCGGCACTAATTGAACATTTTGCGATTAAAAAAATAAAAAAGATGATACACGATCAACAGGTGAACGCGATCGTCGACTTAGGCTGTGGCCACGGTGGGTATTTGCGAAAGCTAGCCGAGGATTATCCAAACGTCCAAATGACAGGCGTCGATATCAACCCAGACGTCGTCAACCAAGCCCGCTCCAAATCAGAAGGCTACCCTAATATCAGCTTTGAAGTCGGCGACGTTTCCAATTGGCAGCCAGCGGAGGATTCCGGTTCACCCGAAGTCATCCTGCTGCACAATATTTTTCACTACATCCAGCCAGACTTTCGTGAACAGCTGCTCAACCATTTATATAGTTACTTGAAAAAAGATGGACTGATTTCTGCCATCACACCGATTAACGAAACAGAGCACGGTGAAGCCTTTTCCTCCGCCTTTAACAGCTTTTTCGTCGCCCATTCCAACTTGTTCGCCTTACCAAATGTGGCCGAACTGGAAGGCTTGGCCGAATCCTGCCGCTTTGATTTATTCGACCTTGATCCGATTATAAAGGAAGGGTCCTGGTATACATTCTGGCTCACCCCAAGCATAAAAGTGGAGAAAATCGGCCGCTATCAAGAGGCAGAAGAAAACGAACAAACCCTAAGCACCCCACGGCAATTAACCAAATCCTCCTAA
- a CDS encoding Rho GTPase-activating protein — protein MAQAKRWMVLALSLVFMLSMVILPQRSFASGEKTFKNEAPSPSMSYSLFHNGYLFAAPQAEIRVGHASVLVHNLKSSNIHAVNYLLAEEGVQRLPEDTTSIEFKTDGTSMITTSSGKTEVLPTGFWGNAWKVTKCAAFITAAVVPIFKAYKAVRALGGVRETARLLVGAGNSTDFLQIAGGTAAEIIGISGIQKNCF, from the coding sequence ATGGCTCAGGCGAAAAGGTGGATGGTGCTAGCCTTGTCTCTGGTGTTCATGCTTAGTATGGTCATTCTGCCACAGAGGTCATTCGCGTCTGGTGAGAAAACGTTCAAAAATGAAGCTCCTTCTCCTTCGATGTCATATTCTCTATTTCATAACGGATATCTATTTGCAGCTCCTCAAGCGGAAATAAGGGTAGGTCATGCGAGTGTATTGGTACACAACTTGAAAAGCAGCAACATTCATGCCGTCAATTATTTGCTTGCTGAAGAGGGAGTACAAAGGCTGCCTGAAGACACCACTTCCATTGAATTTAAAACGGACGGAACTTCAATGATAACAACGAGCAGTGGCAAGACTGAGGTATTACCGACGGGCTTTTGGGGGAATGCTTGGAAAGTAACGAAATGTGCGGCTTTCATTACGGCGGCTGTTGTGCCGATCTTTAAAGCTTACAAGGCAGTGAGAGCTTTAGGCGGTGTCAGAGAAACGGCGAGATTACTCGTGGGAGCGGGTAACTCAACGGATTTCCTGCAAATTGCGGGTGGCACTGCTGCTGAAATTATCGGTATTAGCGGGATACAGAAGAACTGTTTCTAG
- a CDS encoding FAD-dependent monooxygenase, which produces MKTDVFIAGGGVGGLALAVKLASRGVHVTVAEQLAKKSSAYKGELLQPKTLAILDRLGVLPETEASGHVIDQLRFLEINRQTDARPEELKLTELNYSRVASSYDHALMVPHETTKEILQEKGTAYQKYFHYLSGARFLGFENGRAKVRQQKSIKYVEAHVYVGQKGAVRRHVMPWMFGSSGRITIIIFSR; this is translated from the coding sequence TTGAAGACAGATGTATTCATTGCCGGCGGCGGAGTGGGTGGCTTAGCCCTGGCTGTTAAGCTGGCGAGCCGCGGTGTGCATGTGACGGTGGCGGAGCAGCTGGCGAAAAAGTCGTCTGCCTATAAAGGAGAGCTGCTACAGCCGAAGACGCTGGCGATTTTGGATCGGCTCGGGGTGCTCCCGGAAACGGAAGCGAGCGGGCATGTGATTGATCAGCTTCGTTTTCTGGAGATCAACCGCCAGACGGATGCCCGGCCAGAGGAGCTCAAATTAACGGAGCTCAATTATAGTCGGGTGGCGAGCAGCTATGATCACGCCCTAATGGTTCCACATGAAACAACGAAGGAAATTTTGCAAGAAAAAGGCACCGCTTATCAGAAATATTTCCATTACTTATCAGGTGCTCGGTTTCTCGGATTTGAAAATGGTCGGGCAAAAGTAAGGCAGCAGAAGTCCATCAAGTATGTGGAGGCACATGTTTACGTGGGGCAGAAGGGCGCAGTTCGCCGACACGTGATGCCATGGATGTTTGGGTCAAGCGGAAGGATTACAATCATCATTTTCTCACGGTGA